One window of Leptotrichia sp. oral taxon 498 genomic DNA carries:
- a CDS encoding lysophospholipid acyltransferase family protein — translation MRTIFYHFILVGTFLYGMIFRAPTLLFKKGRDAHNFARKVGTNWGKNLVWASGSKVKVIYENDCEKEIKKIKETGEPIILISNHQSNLDIPTLLGYLPLDFAFIAKKEMKNWPLIGGWMKALNCIFLDRKNARQGMKDMKNAISKVEDGYSYVIFPEGSRTKNGEVGEFKKGSFKLAKDSKVRILPLTICGTYEVQSKKSLKVKGNKNIKVIVDKPIDLTNLPIQEQKNIHKIVNDIIRENLKKYKM, via the coding sequence ATGAGAACAATATTTTACCATTTTATACTTGTAGGAACATTTCTATATGGAATGATTTTTAGGGCTCCGACATTACTTTTTAAAAAAGGTCGAGATGCTCACAACTTTGCTCGTAAAGTTGGAACAAACTGGGGAAAAAATTTAGTTTGGGCATCAGGGAGTAAAGTGAAAGTCATTTACGAAAATGACTGTGAAAAAGAAATAAAAAAAATAAAGGAAACAGGAGAACCTATCATTTTAATTTCAAATCATCAAAGTAATTTAGATATTCCAACTCTTCTTGGATATTTACCACTAGATTTTGCTTTTATTGCAAAAAAAGAAATGAAGAATTGGCCTCTTATCGGTGGCTGGATGAAAGCATTAAACTGTATCTTTTTGGATAGAAAAAATGCTCGTCAAGGAATGAAAGATATGAAAAATGCAATTTCAAAAGTAGAAGACGGATATTCTTATGTAATTTTTCCAGAAGGAAGCAGAACTAAAAATGGAGAAGTCGGAGAATTTAAAAAAGGAAGTTTTAAACTTGCAAAAGACAGCAAAGTAAGAATTTTACCGTTAACAATTTGTGGAACTTATGAAGTTCAAAGTAAAAAAAGCTTGAAAGTTAAAGGTAACAAAAATATTAAAGTAATAGTTGACAAACCTATTGATCTTACTAATTTGCCAATTCAAGAACAAAAAAATATTCATAAAATCGTGAATGACATAATAAGAGAAAATTTAAAAAAATATAAAATGTAA
- the dapB gene encoding 4-hydroxy-tetrahydrodipicolinate reductase, with the protein MKIVVYGAGVMAQYVKESIINSKNEFVGFVDPLGKGDFVNLKGENSNVEYDAIIDFSHFSLIDDVLEAGIAKKVPVLVATTGHTEEQLKKIEKAAELIPVIKATNTSLGVNIVNEIVAFATKLLKDFDIEIVEKHHNRKIDAPSGTASTLLEIVKENLNDGNDYRTVYGREGYSKRAEKEIGVHAIRGGNIVGEHTVIYAKNDEIIEIKHEALSRKMFSDGAVKAIEFLSGKNAGKYTMRDVLGINK; encoded by the coding sequence ATGAAAATAGTAGTTTATGGTGCTGGGGTTATGGCACAATATGTAAAGGAATCTATAATAAACAGTAAAAATGAATTTGTAGGTTTTGTTGATCCACTTGGAAAAGGGGATTTTGTTAATTTAAAAGGAGAAAATTCAAATGTGGAATATGATGCAATAATTGATTTTTCGCATTTTAGCTTAATCGATGATGTCTTGGAAGCGGGAATTGCTAAAAAAGTTCCAGTTTTGGTGGCAACAACTGGTCATACGGAAGAGCAATTAAAAAAAATTGAAAAAGCTGCAGAATTAATTCCTGTAATTAAAGCAACGAATACTTCGCTAGGAGTAAATATTGTAAATGAAATAGTTGCATTTGCTACAAAATTATTAAAAGATTTTGATATTGAAATTGTGGAAAAACATCACAACAGAAAAATTGACGCTCCAAGTGGGACAGCTTCAACACTTTTAGAAATTGTAAAGGAAAATTTGAATGACGGAAATGATTACAGAACAGTTTACGGAAGAGAAGGATACAGTAAAAGAGCTGAAAAAGAAATAGGAGTTCATGCAATTCGTGGAGGAAATATTGTAGGAGAACATACTGTTATTTATGCAAAAAATGATGAAATTATTGAAATAAAGCACGAGGCGTTGTCAAGAAAAATGTTTTCTGATGGTGCAGTAAAAGCGATAGAATT
- the recA gene encoding recombinase RecA produces the protein MAKKKIDEKNKENKEKMLDLALKQIQKDYGEGAIMKLGENHKMNIKAISTGSINLDIALGVGGVPRGRIVEIYGAESSGKTTLALHIIAEAQKEGGVVGFIDAEHALDPVYAKALGVNIDELLISQPDTGEQALEIADMLVRSGAMDVIVVDSVAALVPKAEIEGEMGDQQMGLQARLMSKALRKLTGTIAKSDTVMIFINQIREKIGGFSFVPGVQTTTSGGRALKFFSTVRMEVKRVGSVKQGDEMVGNEVLVKVTKNKVAPPFKEARFNVMYGQGISKIGEILDAGIDFGVISKSGSWFAYGDEKLGQGRINVEKMLKENTELFSRIEAQVMEKIREKLGLNVMAESSENMENTESQNNSSDSNEMKN, from the coding sequence ATGGCTAAGAAAAAAATTGATGAAAAAAATAAAGAAAATAAAGAGAAAATGTTAGATTTAGCACTGAAACAAATACAAAAAGACTACGGTGAAGGTGCTATCATGAAACTTGGAGAAAATCATAAAATGAACATAAAAGCCATTTCTACTGGGAGTATAAATTTAGATATAGCACTTGGTGTAGGAGGTGTTCCAAGAGGAAGAATCGTTGAAATTTATGGAGCTGAGTCTTCTGGAAAAACGACTCTTGCACTGCATATCATTGCAGAAGCTCAAAAAGAAGGCGGAGTTGTAGGATTTATTGATGCTGAACATGCACTTGATCCTGTCTATGCTAAAGCGCTGGGAGTAAACATTGACGAACTTTTAATTTCTCAACCTGACACAGGGGAGCAGGCTCTTGAAATTGCTGATATGCTTGTACGAAGTGGAGCTATGGATGTAATTGTGGTAGATTCTGTTGCAGCTCTTGTTCCAAAAGCGGAAATTGAAGGTGAAATGGGAGATCAGCAAATGGGACTTCAAGCAAGGCTTATGTCAAAAGCGCTTAGAAAATTGACAGGAACTATTGCAAAATCTGATACAGTTATGATTTTTATCAATCAGATAAGAGAAAAAATTGGTGGATTTTCATTTGTTCCAGGAGTTCAGACAACTACTTCAGGAGGTCGTGCACTAAAATTCTTTTCAACAGTGAGAATGGAGGTAAAAAGAGTTGGTTCAGTAAAACAAGGGGATGAAATGGTTGGAAATGAAGTTTTAGTCAAAGTTACTAAAAATAAAGTTGCACCGCCGTTTAAAGAAGCTAGATTTAATGTGATGTACGGACAAGGAATTTCAAAAATTGGAGAAATACTGGACGCTGGAATTGATTTTGGAGTTATCTCAAAAAGTGGTTCTTGGTTTGCTTATGGAGATGAGAAATTAGGTCAAGGTCGAATTAATGTTGAAAAGATGTTAAAAGAAAATACCGAGTTATTTTCACGAATCGAAGCTCAAGTTATGGAAAAAATTAGAGAAAAATTGGGACTTAATGTTATGGCTGAAAGCTCTGAAAATATGGAAAATACAGAAAGTCAAAATAATTCTAGCGATTCCAATGAAATGAAAAATTAA
- a CDS encoding XTP/dITP diphosphatase, with translation MKIFLATKNKGKIKDFEKLTEGMNIEVLSILDDIEIPDVVEDGTTFEENSQKKALEISKFIKITTISDDSGLCVDALNGEPGIFSARYAGEDGNDEKNNKKLLQNLKDVPKEKRTAHFISVVSIAFPDGKVESFSGRADGEILFENCGDGGFGYDPLFYSYDLKKSFGVASPEEKKSVSHRGRAFRKLIESKILESKK, from the coding sequence ATGAAAATATTTTTAGCTACAAAAAATAAAGGAAAGATTAAAGATTTTGAAAAGCTGACTGAAGGAATGAATATCGAAGTTTTGTCGATTTTGGACGATATAGAAATACCAGATGTGGTGGAAGATGGAACTACTTTTGAAGAAAATTCACAAAAAAAAGCGCTTGAAATTTCTAAATTTATAAAAATTACAACAATTTCTGATGACTCTGGTCTTTGCGTTGACGCATTAAATGGAGAGCCTGGAATTTTTTCAGCGAGATATGCGGGAGAAGATGGAAATGATGAAAAAAATAACAAAAAACTTTTACAAAATTTGAAAGATGTACCAAAAGAAAAAAGAACAGCACATTTTATCTCAGTTGTAAGTATTGCTTTTCCAGATGGCAAAGTTGAGTCTTTTTCTGGAAGAGCTGATGGGGAAATTTTGTTTGAGAATTGTGGAGATGGAGGATTTGGATATGATCCGCTGTTTTATTCATATGATTTGAAAAAAAGTTTTGGTGTTGCTTCGCCTGAGGAAAAAAAATCTGTGAGTCACAGAGGAAGAGCCTTTAGAAAATTAATTGAATCAAAAATTTTGGAAAGTAAAAAATAA
- the alr gene encoding alanine racemase, with protein sequence MLVNLKINNSSIKKNLEKIRSINKNVICVIKDDAYGLKIEKILPILIKNNFNYFAVAYLEEAMKVFKILKKLDKKNSCNVMTLNYVEPQKLEIAIKNGFEITVFSKKQFYDYIDILNNLKNNVCLRLRIHIKINSGMNRLGFDENEVFEIIKEIKKINSEFLKDKKFKLEIISIFSHISEAENKTETEKQVKKFEKILKIFDDNEIKYKYRHLQASPLLFKYEKKYNYDFCRVGMAIYGLEPLSYDVGLENAILVESKIINIREVKKDEKVSYGNKGILKRDSKVGIVAIGYAHGLPKQIENKKNCAYVLVNDKKANILGEICMDMIFIDLTDIQDVKIGDEVLIVGNKKSWKNKITLRQMAKWANTIQDDVLTNFKID encoded by the coding sequence ATGTTAGTAAATTTAAAAATAAATAACTCAAGCATAAAAAAAAATTTGGAAAAAATTCGCTCTATTAATAAAAATGTGATTTGTGTTATAAAAGATGATGCTTACGGTCTAAAAATAGAAAAAATTTTGCCGATTTTGATAAAAAATAACTTTAATTATTTTGCGGTAGCTTATCTTGAAGAAGCTATGAAAGTTTTTAAGATTTTAAAAAAATTAGACAAAAAAAATAGTTGCAATGTGATGACACTTAACTATGTGGAACCGCAAAAGCTAGAAATAGCGATTAAAAATGGTTTTGAAATAACAGTTTTCAGTAAAAAACAATTTTATGATTATATTGATATTTTAAATAATTTAAAAAACAATGTCTGTTTAAGATTAAGAATTCACATAAAAATAAATAGCGGAATGAATCGACTTGGATTTGATGAAAATGAAGTTTTTGAAATAATAAAAGAAATTAAAAAAATAAATTCTGAATTTTTGAAGGATAAAAAATTTAAATTGGAAATTATCTCGATTTTTTCACATATTTCTGAAGCTGAAAATAAAACCGAAACTGAAAAGCAAGTAAAAAAATTTGAAAAAATTTTAAAAATTTTTGACGATAACGAAATAAAATATAAATATAGACATTTACAAGCAAGTCCGCTGTTATTTAAATACGAAAAAAAATATAACTATGATTTTTGCCGTGTTGGAATGGCAATTTATGGTTTAGAGCCGCTTTCTTACGATGTCGGTTTGGAAAATGCCATTTTAGTGGAATCAAAAATTATAAATATTCGTGAAGTGAAAAAAGATGAAAAAGTTTCGTATGGAAATAAAGGAATTTTGAAAAGAGATTCAAAAGTTGGAATTGTCGCAATAGGTTATGCACACGGACTTCCAAAACAAATTGAAAATAAAAAAAACTGTGCGTATGTGCTTGTAAATGACAAAAAAGCAAATATTTTGGGCGAAATATGTATGGATATGATTTTTATTGATTTAACTGATATTCAAGATGTAAAAATTGGAGATGAAGTTTTAATTGTTGGAAATAAGAAAAGCTGGAAAAATAAAATAACATTAAGACAGATGGCGAAATGGGCAAATACTATACAAGATGATGTTTTGACCAACTTTAAAATTGATTGA
- a CDS encoding HAD-IB family phosphatase — protein sequence MKKKLVVYDFDKTIYDGETGVNFSVFYLKKYPLKSILFLITYSRYLFLYLFKIVNLSKIKEKYFKFLESHTKKEIQDLIDEFWETKKSKIYPWVKEELKKNKKEADFVIVSSASPLFLIENFLLSQGFDVIFGTKFVGDNQKKFVAQINGKNNKGDEKVKKLNRWAKQNNYEIEIVKFYSDSLADKPLYDIAKQKFWIKRGKILEGMPKRKTLIDKLFWN from the coding sequence ATGAAAAAAAAATTAGTTGTGTATGATTTTGACAAGACAATTTACGATGGAGAAACTGGAGTTAATTTTTCGGTATTTTATTTAAAAAAATATCCGCTAAAATCTATCTTATTTTTGATTACTTATTCCAGATATTTATTTTTGTATCTTTTTAAAATTGTAAATTTGTCAAAAATAAAGGAAAAATATTTTAAATTTTTGGAATCTCATACAAAAAAGGAAATACAGGATTTGATTGATGAATTTTGGGAAACAAAAAAAAGTAAAATTTATCCTTGGGTAAAAGAAGAGTTAAAAAAAAATAAAAAAGAAGCCGACTTTGTCATTGTGAGTTCAGCAAGTCCGTTATTTTTAATCGAAAATTTTTTACTCTCACAAGGATTTGATGTGATTTTTGGAACAAAATTTGTGGGAGATAATCAAAAAAAATTTGTTGCTCAAATTAATGGGAAAAATAATAAAGGTGATGAAAAAGTAAAAAAATTAAACAGATGGGCAAAGCAAAATAATTATGAAATTGAAATAGTGAAATTTTATTCTGATAGCCTTGCTGACAAGCCTTTGTATGATATTGCAAAGCAAAAATTCTGGATAAAAAGGGGTAAAATTTTAGAAGGAATGCCAAAGAGAAAAACTTTAATTGATAAATTATTTTGGAACTAA